In the genome of Clostridiaceae bacterium, one region contains:
- a CDS encoding DUF4912 domain-containing protein: MEESQKGNNNLLPELYNDDIMILYAVDPKRLFTCWEISEIRKNHFINDFGRELWEKSVPVLIVSNITRNESFEIRVNNFSDSWYINVPHSDCIYRVELGRRVSEHFVINLITSNSVYVPGDGSSSDTKILFADYRDISGTGFYEELNSDDIGPSFSFSFDIEDTLSPSSYGIKNEDTK, from the coding sequence ATGGAAGAATCCCAAAAAGGAAATAATAATTTACTGCCTGAATTATATAATGATGACATTATGATTTTATACGCCGTAGACCCTAAAAGGTTATTTACCTGTTGGGAAATATCTGAAATAAGAAAAAATCATTTTATTAACGATTTTGGAAGGGAACTCTGGGAAAAGTCAGTGCCTGTATTAATAGTGTCTAATATCACCAGAAATGAAAGTTTTGAAATAAGAGTGAACAATTTTTCTGACAGCTGGTACATAAATGTTCCTCATTCAGACTGTATTTACAGGGTTGAATTAGGAAGGAGAGTTTCAGAGCATTTTGTCATTAACCTTATTACTTCAAATAGTGTTTATGTACCTGGTGATGGTTCCAGCAGCGATACTAAAATATTATTTGCCGATTACAGGGATATTTCAGGCACAGGTTTTTATGAAGAATTAAACAGTGATGATATAGGCCCAAGTTTTAGTTTTAGTTTTGATATTGAGGATACCCTTTCACCAAGCTCGTACGGGATTAAGAATGAGGATACAAAATAG